From a single Miscanthus floridulus cultivar M001 chromosome 8, ASM1932011v1, whole genome shotgun sequence genomic region:
- the LOC136471510 gene encoding uncharacterized protein has product MAGTERLHRPMDPQRPAGGRSGGVGAGDSPVRWDDDDNDYGGGRVEGLAGLHIFDQEEADEPPAKNSMANSLDTNCIPIANGCNTETTETSVETEPVNGINPLHEHTGIWVPVSVPPMTAQAREEWHRGFGCNGGYFPEEEFNWELDEENYEMTMWDVFADMVVAAKDKVVSATTYDFGRRGMSVVSNFFLQEAWKDMAQTLADANAGIANELLETEPTKWLPDSAATSCMLCGVRFHPIMRSRHHCRFCGGVFCNGCSKGRSLMPPKFMTAEPQRVCDVCGVRLESIQPQLMNQISRASQLPTRDVTDLSTLRSWLNFPWAHTMEYEIYKAANSLRSYCKVGGLKPEKSIPDTILRQAKGLAIVTVVKVGMMVTYKLGTGLVVARRVDGSWSPPSAISTCGIGYGAQAGGEIADFIIVLRNTDAIRTFSGKAHLSVGAGVSASAGHVGRAAEADFRAGDGGYAACYTYSCSKGMFRIITSFRLLSSKSS; this is encoded by the exons ATGGCCGGAACCGAGCGGCTACACCGCCCGATGGACCCGCAGCGGCCCGCGGGCGGCCGCTCCGGCGGGGTCGGCGCTGGTGACTCGCCGGTGAGATgggacgacgacgacaacgactACGGCGGCGGCCGCGTCGAAGGCTTGGCG GGACTCCACATATTTGACCAAGAGGAGGCAGACGAGCCACCAGCCAAAAACAGCATGGCCAACAGCCTTGATACTAATTGCATTCCCATTGCTAACGGATGCAacactgaaacaactgaaacttCCGTAGAGACAGAACCTGTAAATGGCATTAACCCGCTTCATGAGCATACTGGCATCTGGGTCCCTGTTTCTGTCCCGCCAATGACAGCGCAGGCCCGTGAGGAGTGGCACAGGGGGTTTGGTTGCAATGGCGGGTACTTCCCGGAAGAAGAGTTCAACTGGGAGCTGGATGAAGAGAACTATGAGATGACAATGTGGGATGTGTTTGCTGATATGGTTGTCGCGGCAAAAGATAAGGTGGTATCTGCCACAACATATGACTTTGGGAGACGTGGGATGTCGGTGGTGTCCAACTTCTTTCTCCAAGAGGCTTGGAAGGATATGGCGCAAACACTTGCGGATGCAAACGCTGGTATTGCGAACGAGCTTCTTGAGACAGAGCCAACTAAGTGGTTGCCTGACAGTGCTGCTACCTCTTGCATGCTCTGCGGCGTGCGATTTCATCCAATAATGCGGTCTCGTCATCATTGTCGTTTCTGTGGTGGAGTATTCTGTAATGGTTGTTCAAAGGGTAGAAGCTTGATGCCTCCAAAATTTATGACTGCAGAACCTCAGAGGGTTTGTGATGTCTGCGGAGTACGTCTAGAGAGTATCCAACCTCAATTGATGAATCAGATCAGTCGGGCCTCACAACTTCCAACTCGGGATGTCACAGACCTGAGTACCCTGAGGTCATGGCTGAATTTCCCTTGGGCACACACAATGGAATATGAGATATACAAGGCTGCAAATTCTTTACGTAGCTACTGTAAG GTGGGAGGACTGAAACCAGAGAAGTCTATCCCTGATACTATTCTTAGACAAGCAAAAGGTCTTGCTATAGTTACTGTGGTGAAGGTTGGGATGATGGTTACATACAAACTTGGCACTGGGCTGGTTGTTGCTCGAAGAGTGGATGGCTCCTGGTCGCCACCTTCAGCAATCTCCACCTGTGGTATTGGATATGGGGCTCAG GCTGGAGGTGAGATAGCTGATTTTATTATTGTTCTGAGGAACACGGATGCCATTAGAACATTCAGTGGGAAGGCACATCTGTCTGTTGGTGCTGGTGTTAGTGCTTCTGCTGGTCATGTTGGACGTGCAGCTGAGGCCGACTTTCGTGCTGGTGATGGTGGTTATGCCGCATGTTATACATACAGTTGTAGCAAAGGTATGTTTCGAATTATTACAAGCTTTAGATTACTGTCATCCAAGAGTTCGTAG